From a region of the Zonotrichia albicollis isolate bZonAlb1 chromosome 5, bZonAlb1.hap1, whole genome shotgun sequence genome:
- the LOC141729039 gene encoding homeobox protein HMX2-like, with product MVQLGGGRRAPPAPGAPPAFSIESILRRPARERGTARCALPEEQEEEQEGEGPEEQEPSKGSSDSGSEPRRPRAEGTSRGLGPEGGEAGSPLPAEGTRGPRQPQPREAGGSGAENGRSPAAGGRKKTRTIFSKSQVFQLESTFDVKRYLSSSERAGLAAALHLTETQVKIWFQNRRNKLKRQMSSEPEGPGPAEPPGQPQPPSAASALSFPALYKDSALLSRCLLPLPFPLLCPGSAIPYLCLPGPGKHFSLVDGDV from the exons ATGGTGCAGCTCGGGGGCGGCCGCCGAGCTCCTCCGGCCCCGGGCGCGCCACCGGCCTTCAGCATCGAGAGCATCCTGCGGCGCCCGGCCAGGGAGCGGGGCACGGCCCGCTGCGCGCTGccggaggagcaggaggaggagcaggagggagagggGCCTGAGGAGCAAGAGCCCAGTAAAGGCTCCAGCGACTCGG GCAGCGAGCCCCGCCGGCCCCGTGCAGAAGGGACGAGCCGCGGCCTCGGCCCCGAGGGCGGCGAAGCGGGGTCCCCGCTCCCCGCGGAGGGGACGCGCGGTCCCCGGCAGCCGCAGCCCCGAGAGGCCGGGGGCTCCGGCGCGGAGAACGGCAGATCGCCGGCGGCGGGCGGCAGGAAGAAGACACGGACCATCTTCTCCAAGTCCCAGGTGTTCCAGCTGGAGTCCACCTTCGACGTGAAACGCTACCTGAGCAGCTCCGAGCGGGCCGGGCTGGCCGCCGCGCTGCACCTCACCGAGACGCAGGTGAAGATCTGGTTCCAGAACCGCCGCAATAAGCTCAAGAGACAAATGTCATCCGAGCCCGAGGGCCCGGGGCCGGCCGAGCCCCCCGGGCAGCCGCAGCCCCCCAGTGCCGCCTCGGCTCTCTCCTTCCCGGCCCTCTACAAGGACAGCGCCCTGCTCAGCCGCTGCCTGCTGCCGCTGCCtttccccctgctctgcccgGGCAGCGCCATCCCCTACCTCTGCCTGCCCGGGCCGGGCAAACACTTCAGCCTGGTGGACGGGGATGTATAG